ACCGGATTGCAAAGGTGTCTCTCGTTCTTTCTTATTTTTCTCTCTCATTTTTCCTAGCTCTGTAGCACTTTTTTCTTATAATATGTAGAAGCTTGAAGAGGCTTACAGATCTTTCATAGAGTAACGTTGGTAACGAGTAACGaggaggaacgttgtgagtcgcgGCTACGGCCGCTATATTTATACCGATACTACCGATAGAGTATGGTTCTCCTCCGCCAGGGGGCGCACACATGGCGCTacgaagagtgtgtgagagagaaagaaaataattaaTCGCCTGGACGGCGCTAtatagccactgcaaattgatttgttcccaATCTCGTATCTTATAATTGTGGACGTCACAGATTTGCGTCAAAAGGCGTCAAAAGGTGGGGCGacattttgaaataaacttgtaACAGTAAAATATCACAGAGTCTGGATACATAATTTCGTGGCTCTAGCactaatagtctctgagaactaggcaCTCATAGGGacgaacagacggacagacagacatggctcaatcgaatCGGCTATTGATGCGGACCcagacgttacacacatccattttccccacaaatctTATACACCCCTGTACTCATTTTGAGCATCGGGTagacaaaattgaaatttaatggTTAAAAGAGCAGGATGATACAATATATTGAATATCTCTTAGACCAAGTGTAAAATCTGTTGCTTTTCTGTGACTTTAACCAAAAGAAGGAAACAACAAAGTGGTCTGATGATCCATTGAGGCATAATATTTTGCCATGGACGACCAATTCAATGGTAGGATGTGGAAAAAGAGCTTGCATTACATTGACATTGACACTGGAGGAGTGGAAGGACTGTCACTGTCATTGCCACACGGATGATGACACTGCTACACTGCCAATGGCATTTATACTGACAGTAAATACTTGTAGGCCGTGGCGCGTTCTGTGCACAtactgtgtatgtgtgggagTACGATAACTCCTTTGGTCTGTTCATGTATCGACATTGATTGGTTCGAATGGGGCAATCCGGCAAATTGCACAACAGCAGCGTAATCAGTAATGCAACAGTTACACCAGCCAGACAGGATACTgagccagaagcagaagcagaagcaaaaccAGGCAGACAGCAGGACACTCTCTgtgtttaaattaaatattgagAGGGGGAGACAAAAGAATACAGGGATACAAAACACCGCAGCTTGAGTAGCTGTCAAAATCTGTTGGGCCTGTCAGAATGGATTTGAATGGGTGAATGGGTCAACAGTGCATTCAGTGAGGCGTGCGACGAGAGACCTCCATTGAAAATCGTACAATAATCGTACTTGGTGAATACTTACATTCATCCATCCCCATCTTCACTGCAGCTCAGAgctattcatttattcaatTATAAGACATTCACGAGATCCCcagagcaaaacaaaacaccagAGCGAACCCACTCGTCGAAAAATGCTCGGTGCATCCTCGTTTGCTCCTGGCTACTGGCTGACTGCAACCAGTGGCACTGGCAAATTCAATGCCACAAATTGTAtaagcagctgcagcttcagtGGCTGCTTGCTGCAGCCAAGCGGCAAATGTCCTGCGGCTACAAAAGGAAAATTCCACCCACATCCACCCAAAAAGAACATGTTCTGTCTTTGGTTCTGTCCTAACGATTTTTCGGGGAGCAACGAAAAGGTTGATATAACCCGGGCAGGACCCTTCTTTAAAGCAGCAATCTAGTCCTGGTTTGGTAAAACTTGGCAAAACTTTCGATTGGCATATCCTTTAGTTTAGCGACTAACTGGCGTTAACACAGTGCGTTTTGAAGCTATAAGGCCGTATACAAAAGCACCATCTATGAGTttaaaacgaaaatgaaatgaaccAAGACACATTAGGAACGAGAAAGTTAAATGAAATGAACCAAGACACATTAGAAACGAGAAAGTTACTGAAGAGAGAGCCACGCTGGAAGAACTCCTATAGTGCTCCGGCTGATAATTCGATATTTTCTTAATGTTATTAAGATCCCATATGTCATGATACCAATGTTCTGCACTGTCAGGCCACacatgtggctgctgctctgccattCAGCTGTTTGCCATGTGCTGTTGGCCAAAAAGCTGCAGTAAAAGAGGGCCACCAGGGAGGGTAACAGCATTGTCAAATAGCGCGAAAAACTTTCCAAatgccgcagcggcagcagcctgCTCTCCTACCCCTTCCTGACACCGAACACCAAGCCCCATTCCCACCCTCTTGTCTAGGGGCATTGGCCCGCTCTATGCATTTCGCTCTTTATGAATAGAGCTCTTGAGATTATTTTTCCTTgattctttctctttttttgcgCACTATAATTATACCAAAGACGTGAACAGCACGCCACGCCCCAACGCCTTAGTCAAATGCTGGTGGGAATTTTTGTGGGATAGTCCCCAAAAGAAGGGCGGTGCACTCGAAAAAAAGAGATTCCTATGAGATTCCAAAGGATTTCTTAGCCACATGCGACTCGAGTCTGTCCTCTAAAGACTCTTTTCCTATGGGAGGAGCCTACCGAATTTTTGAAAGGCAATATATATAAGCTTCCGCTTTAGTTTTAGTTTGCTcattttcgtatattttttcATTGCAGATTTTTGCGGTTTCTGCCTTAAATTATCAAAGTATTTAATAGAGTTTTGCCTTGACAGCTCTTCAAAGGCCTTCCCTTTCCATCCACCCACTCAAGCCGCGGCACCAGAGGCTGCACAGTGACCCAACTCAGGACCAACTCGTCTGGGGACGGTGAAACGTGCAACATGGGACTGTGGTCTCAGGACACGGCCAATGACAGGGGGGCCCACAGTCGGAGCTTTTTTCTACTTTTGAGACTTTTAAGATTCGGGGGAGTGGTTTTTGAAATTATTAAGCTTAATTGCAATTGCTTCCGCATTCAATGCTGTCGATGTATTCGATGTCCATAGAATATCGCCCCTGCAGTCTTATGCAACATCTGTCCAAGGATTTCGGGCACATGGAATGTTGCTGATACCTTTGGCTGTGCCCAAGGCACACGCAGGAGAGAAACATCCACGCAGGGGAGGActgtgcgagtacgagtacctCGTATATGCGcttcaaaattgaaattcttATGAAATTATATCAAATGCACTCAAAGGCATTTCGGGAAATCTTAGCAAAAGGCGACAGGGTGCTCCGCCCGCCCCTGCAATGTGGCACGTGGCACGTGGCAGAGGGATAATATGGTGCATGTAAGGGGGCAAGAAATGCGACTCTTTCgggaaaaaaaatactttCAGCTGAAAATGCTGAATTTCCAGTTAAAACCAAATCTTATTTCTTGTACTTCTGCACCGTTTTTGTTGAATAAATTTTGGGGATTGCCAGAATATgtaatgtatatgtatatagaaattaaatgtttttcaGGCTCTTAAATTGACAAAATTTAACGAGAAGAGgacacaaaagttttcccaacGGATCGTTTCAAATCAACTGCTCGAAATGTTCGCAAAGGAGAAAAGAAATAAGATAAATTCTGAGTTGTTAAAAGTCATTTTCTGGCTGGCagttttttgtgaatttttgtAAAGCCAACTTCCAAATACAGACTGTACTCTACTACCACAATCCAAGCTCACTCAAATTGGCACACTTAAGAGATTTTTCAGCCACCCTAAATATCGAATCAAGGAATCGTCTACATTGCAGACATTTCCTCTCATCTAATGGGATATTTTTGTATCCAGCTATAGCAAAGAGATAAATAAGTTTCATATGTTAAAACGTTTTAAGACTTGCACTCATCTTCTTGGAGAGTATTTTTAACACGTTCCttcatacatacgtacatacatgtatgtatatacattgGCACCGTTCCGTGTAAGGTTGCTACGATTAAAATCTGTTTGACTGTTGGTAGTGTCAAAGCAAAGCGAAATGTCATACGCCCATTATGTTAATAATTAGAAGATTGGCTTGCAAGGGTCCCTTTAGACTGCAACTGCATTTGTCAACATCCAAAGTTGAATTCCGAAGACATTATGTAAAATGCACTTAAAGGCACCTCGGGAGATCTGAGCAAAATGCCACAGCGTGCTCCGCTCACACCATTGCATATCGCAGATAGACTTGAATGGCACCCAGTAATGCGCCCCGAGGCAGTATTGACTCTTTCGGGAAAAATCGTATATTCAGCTGCAAGTGCGGATATGCAGGATAAACGAGACCTCTACGCCGTCACTGTTGAAAAGCTTTGGGATTGCTTACACACAAATTATAACACTTTTTCTAGTACTTCACGGACTGATACACAGACTGATAGACAGACGTGGCTatattgactcggctattgatgctgatctaaaataaatataccttATGGAGTCGGAAACTTTTCCTTTTGGgggttacacacatccatatccacacacaactaatatacccctatttCGTTAACGATATTCCGACTCTTTTAGGTTACTGTATGTATACAAAGCTTTAGTGCTGCGAAGAAATTTATACATGGATAGCACAGGTTCCTTTCGATTATGCAGAACAGCTTTTTAGAACTCAATGAAATCCAGGCCGTTGGCCTGGTGATGATGAGCTTTGCCTGGCCATTTGCCAATCATAATCCCGTCAAGCTGCTCCCTATGCAATGGGATGTGTGCTGTGTGTCAGTGTACGTGCAGGAGGATGTTTTCACTAGCTATAAATACTCGACTTGGAGGAAACAGAAACTGCACTCCATCCCATATGATACGAGTCAGGCATGAGTAGTATTTATTTGTAGGCAATCATCACGGACTGGCGATGGCAATGCCCGGGCGTGAGCGTGGGCTGGACTTAATAAAAAGCCAGTGACGGTGTCTCTTCTCGGTACCATGCACTGTCTGGTACCACCTTCTGGCTCCAGCATTGTTTGATAagctttcaattaaatttctaCTGTGGGGGTCGTGCACCTCCGTCTGAGGGGGggaaaaattgcaatttctTTGGACATGCATCACAAAAGGAGAGCGGCTTCTTCTCAGTTATATTTATAGACTTTATATTTGGACTTTAATCTAATTTACTTCCAtcattctttttctttcacAGCGGCAGGTATACTGTCTGCGGCGATATGACAGATCAGCCAAGTACCGACGAGACCGGCGGCGGTGTCGCCACTCATTTCTTCGCCCGCTTGATGCGCCTCACCGGCGTGTCATTATCAtcggctgctgccgctgctgcatcCAACTCCATGCCAGAGCCCACCACATCTTCGCTAATGACAACCGAATCGCCCACCACAGCCGCAGCGGAGCTGGCACCTTCCTATCTCATCGACCGGGTCACACAGGTGGCCCGTATTGCCCTGGAGGTCACCACAACAGCATCGGAGGTGCTGGCAGAGGCCCTCCCAGAGGTAGACACCAGCTTTGCCAATGGTACTATTCACGGAAATCTAACATTggccgctgcggctgccgccAACTATGAGAACTGTTCGGCCATTTTTGCCAACTACACGCAACCAGAAGCAGGTGAGTGTTGTCTTCAGGGGCCCTCCAGATAACTAGGGAAACATGTTAGAAAGGGGAATTTGTATTTAGTCCCGGTAGAGGGAGACCTTTAATCTCTTAATCCAAGCCTTAGATGGGCTATCCACCGCTAAGGTGGATAGATACTAGGAAAAAGGAAGGTAATGGGAGTAATCGGTAGGTGCTAGGGTTtggagaaaacaagaaaaagaaggttaaaaataaaaaaagtagAATATACAAGAATCTAACGACAACTATCGAAAGGCGGATGCGTTGGTACCGAGTAAATGAGCAAATGGGTTACTATATGGATACCAAAAACACTTCGAACACTACAAATCTCCTGTCATTAAATACAGGAAATCGGAAAGTAAACATCAACTTCCATTGCCCCGTCAGTCTAATGCCCATCGAACGCTGAAGCCAGCCCTGTTCACTGCTCGCGAAACACGGTCGAAAATTTGCTACGCGACACGCGCGATCTTCCAAATACATGGACTATACTATGATCAAACATATAAAGAAACTCAACGAGGATCATCGAGTCTGCAAGCGATCGACATGGACACCACCGAATAAGGAACAAATAGTATGTGATGAAAACGACATGTTCGCACTCAAAGAGCGCTACGCCATTGGGGTTCCTATAGATTGCCATACATAGATCTGGGAACACGCATCCAATTGTCGGTAAATGAGTTCGAATTGAGCCACGTGGACTACAAGCTAAAGGCCGACAAGTTGAAGGAGCTACTGGGTATCTGAACGCTGTGGGGGCGAAGTTTTGTATCGATTAAGTGAACTGATGAATTACTGAGACCTCTCTTTCTATTCTCTGTGGGGATGGAGTTCTTGTGGGTGTTCAACTGTGTTATCTGCGCTTGTGCTACGTTCTATTTCACGTTCTATGCAATATTTTTAGGCATCTACTGCAACTTCACTTGGGACACTCTGACCTGTTGGCCGCCAACTCCCGCCGGAGTCATGGCACGTATGCATTGCCCAGCGGGCTTTCATGGTGTCGATCCGCGAAGTAAGTATTCGTATTTCTAGACAGCAGAACTATAGAATgtaaagcagagcagagcatccATTGAGTGTAGCAAATCGAAGCATATTGAATCATTAGATTCACTATCAGTATGAATGCGGAACTCAGAATGCAATAGACTGAATCAGAATGCTCGTGTGAGACTCGCGATGACTGCAAGTGCGAGGAAATAAGATATCGTCTAAGACATGaatctaaaatatatattttaagtgATACTACGAAAGCCCAggtaattttctttttttccctGTGGAAAGAGTCCTGTCTACCTTTCCGCCTTAAATATTTAGTGAGAAGTGACCCATAAATAAaaccatatgtatgtacatatatttccctTTCAAATTAAACATTACGGCCTGAATTATTTGGATCCCTAGTCAGTAGTTTGGCAAACAATTACTTGATTTCGTATTCATTGCATGCCTCACGGCGTCACGCGTTCATTCAACCATTTAGCAACCAACCCAATCCAATCCAGGACATCGGTAAGGACTGCAGCCGAGGTCATACCGAAATTGGGACGAAGAGGACTGAACTGTCTGGGCTGGTCAGGTAGACGTAGTCCAAGGAGAGCGTCGTTCCAATCGATTAGTTAATTATGGTGTAACCCACAAATTGAGTTCCGTCGATGGAAGTGCGTACCAGTAGCATTGTCCTGGCCTCGTTTTGCACACAACCCCATCGATTCAGATCGCAAAGTTTCATTCGATTGACATCATTGCACTTGTCAGCGGAGGGGTCACGGATTGATTGAAAAGCCAAATGCTAGGGACTCGTATTGTTGTGGGGCCCGGATAGAGCTCGAAACTTTAGCATGTTTGTGTATTAATATATATCCGAGAATACCACTCGAACGGTCTTAGCGATCTGAAGAAACTTAACTCTGTAAGGGCATTGTTAGTATCACCCCGCGAAGGTAAACTTCGTCGTACAGACAAATAGAAACTTTCAACTTATATAACTTTACAACTTTATACACTACTTctataaacaaaaattgtattttcttttcgGAGTTTTCTTAATATGTAGTACAAATTAATCTACCCAAAATTATATGCCTCTTTAGAGATGGTGTTTCATAAGAAGGTCAAATGTTGCCTTGAAtgttaattttgtataaatattcgaatgatatATTACAACTTATAGACTCGGGTAAATCATATACAAAATAACAAGAAGTGCTAAAATTAAATAATCCTGGAATATCCTTTGCAAGCCTCCCTTTTGTTCTCTCCGTTGTTGTAGTTCTGTCGCCTAATTGAAATGTAAGTGCTAAAATGAGTCTCTTCTTCGTATTTACGATAAAAATCGactttttaaaaaattttttaatttttttccacATTAATTAGCGATAACAATCAAGAAGATTTTTGATCTCATATTGAACAAAAAACTGTTGAAATATATCAATCAATTGATGTGACGAAGCTAAACGAAATGATAAATATTAAAAGTACAAATCAAAAGTTCTCCCCGACGCCATAACATCTAAGGCCTGTCCTGCATACCGTTCATATATTCCTTCCTTCTCTCTTCCCTATTTTCGTGGTGTTTGGTTTGATGATCAAAAACAGAGTTTGCTATCCGCAAGTGCGAGCTGGATGGCCGCTGGGGCACACGACCAGATACCACAAATATGACAGCGGAAGCGATTGCCGCTGGTTGGACCGACTATGGACCCTGCTACAGACCTGAGGTGATCCGCCTAATGCAGCAGATGGGCAGCAAGGATATTGATGTAAGGGATATCAATGAATCACACACTCTCAAGCATGGCTACTAATCTCTCTCTTCTCGTAACGTCTTTAGCTCTATATTGAAATTGCCAGGCATACACGAACGTTGGAGATCGTGGGCCTATGCCTGTCGCTGCTTGCCCTGCTCGTCTCTCTGGTAATCTTCTGTAGCTTTCGATCGCTGCGAAACAACCGTACAAGGATCCACAAGAATCTATTCGTCGCCATGGTCCTTCAGGTGCTTATCCGACTCACGATCTATCTGGACCAATTCCAGCGCGGCAGCAAATCCAGTGGCAGTTCCTCAAACTCTAGTAGTAGTCTCTCGGCGATCGAGAATACGGTGATTAGGATACATCAATAGACCAGCCATTCGTAAACATTCCCCTCATTCTAGCCATATCTATGCGAGGCCTCCTATGTCCTGCTGGAGTACGCCCGAACGGCCATGTTCATGTGGATGTTCATTGAGGGACTGTATCTGCACAATATGGTAACGGTGGCCGTGTTCCAGGGCCAGTTTCCGCTCAAGTTCTTCTCGCGTCTGGGCTGGTGCGTGCCCATCCTGATGACCACAGTCTGGGCACGATGCACCGTCATGTACATGGACACTTCGATGGGTGAATGCCTGTGGAACTACAATCTGACGCCGTATTACTGGATACTCGAGGGACCCCGACTTGCAGTAATTTTGGTGAGTCGTTTGACCCGCTCCTTCGCTTAGGACTCCCCCACTGACTGCTCAATGCCCCCCTCGTTCGCAGCTGAATTTCTGTTTCCTGGTGAACATCATCCGGGTGCTGGTGATGAAGCTTCGACAATCGCAGGCCAGCGACATCGAGCAGACCCGCAAGGCAGTGAGGGCCGCCATCGTCCTGCTGCCCCTTTTGGGTATCACCAATCTCCTGCACCAGTGGCCTGTACTCAAGTCGGCCACCAATTTTGCAGTGTGGTCGTACGGCACACATTTTCTTACCTCTTTTCAAGGCTTCTTCATTGCTCTCATCTACTGTTTCCTTAATGGCGAGGTGAGTCCTGTCTATCCATTGATTTGATCGGTTAAATATCGATACTTTACAAACGATTTCGGTTATAAGGCGATATTTGTGAAAGAGATTCCTGAAATATATCTTCTTTATATTCAAAGAAAGCTCTCATAAAGAGATAATTTCCACcgataattatatatttttccccTTGTTTCCTTCGATAGGTACGCGCTTGCTTGCTCAAGAGTTTATCGAATCAGTTATCGCTGCGCGGTCATCCCGAATGGGCGccaaagcggccctcaatgTATTCGGGGGCCTACAACACCGCCCCTGATACGGACGCTGTCGGCCAACAGCCGGTGGCCGATACGCAGGCGGCTACAGGAGGTTTACGGTAAGCCATCCATGCGATTACACACTTTGCCACATTGCCCCATAATGAATCCTTTAATAAATCCTTCTTTAGAACGTCGCCGATCAACAGGCGGCAGAACACTAGTGCCAGTATCGTTATGATCCACGAACCCAACCACCGACAGCGTCTTGTGCAGcgaaaccacaacaacaacaaccaggaGAGTCCACGCCGCCAAAGGGGGGAACGGACTGATGAT
The sequence above is a segment of the Drosophila pseudoobscura strain MV-25-SWS-2005 chromosome X, UCI_Dpse_MV25, whole genome shotgun sequence genome. Coding sequences within it:
- the Pdfr gene encoding PDF receptor isoform X2 produces the protein MTDQPSTDETGGGVATHFFARLMRLTGVSLSSAAAAAASNSMPEPTTSSLMTTESPTTAAAELAPSYLIDRVTQVARIALEVTTTASEVLAEALPEVDTSFANGTIHGNLTLAAAAAANYENCSAIFANYTQPEAGIYCNFTWDTLTCWPPTPAGVMARMHCPAGFHGVDPRKFAIRKCELDGRWGTRPDTTNMTAEAIAAGWTDYGPCYRPEVIRLMQQMGSKDIDLYIEIARHTRTLEIVGLCLSLLALLVSLVIFCSFRSLRNNRTRIHKNLFVAMVLQVLIRLTIYLDQFQRGSKSSGSSSNSSSSLSAIENTPYLCEASYVLLEYARTAMFMWMFIEGLYLHNMVTVAVFQGQFPLKFFSRLGWCVPILMTTVWARCTVMYMDTSMGECLWNYNLTPYYWILEGPRLAVILLNFCFLVNIIRVLVMKLRQSQASDIEQTRKAVRAAIVLLPLLGITNLLHQWPVLKSATNFAVWSYGTHFLTSFQGFFIALIYCFLNGEVRACLLKSLSNQLSLRGHPEWAPKRPSMYSGAYNTAPDTDAVGQQPVADTQAATGGLRTSPINRRQNTSASIVMIHEPNHRQRLVQRNHNNNNQESPRRQRGERTDDENRIGIAAGAGVEAEVVVVQDSVGGAVGRKRETRIHAGTKWMISGLCFRGQKVLRVPSTSSVPPETNV
- the Pdfr gene encoding PDF receptor isoform X1, whose product is MTDQPSTDETGGGVATHFFARLMRLTGVSLSSAAAAAASNSMPEPTTSSLMTTESPTTAAAELAPSYLIDRVTQVARIALEVTTTASEVLAEALPEVDTSFANGTIHGNLTLAAAAAANYENCSAIFANYTQPEAGIYCNFTWDTLTCWPPTPAGVMARMHCPAGFHGVDPRKFAIRKCELDGRWGTRPDTTNMTAEAIAAGWTDYGPCYRPEVIRLMQQMGSKDIDLYIEIARHTRTLEIVGLCLSLLALLVSLVIFCSFRSLRNNRTRIHKNLFVAMVLQVLIRLTIYLDQFQRGSKSSGSSSNSSSSLSAIENTPYLCEASYVLLEYARTAMFMWMFIEGLYLHNMVTVAVFQGQFPLKFFSRLGWCVPILMTTVWARCTVMYMDTSMGECLWNYNLTPYYWILEGPRLAVILLNFCFLVNIIRVLVMKLRQSQASDIEQTRKAVRAAIVLLPLLGITNLLHQWPVLKSATNFAVWSYGTHFLTSFQGFFIALIYCFLNGEVRACLLKSLSNQLSLRGHPEWAPKRPSMYSGAYNTAPDTDAVGQQPVADTQAATGGLRTSPINRRQNTSASIVMIHEPNHRQRLVQRNHNNNNQESPRRQRGERTDDENRIGIAAGAGVEAEVVVVQDSVGGAVGRKRETRIHAGTKWMISGLCFRGQKNKRVMPPKASHVAQQIFMTSQLPTSAMALAIVTVSASPTVKETGTETAPNTDAKTACHTLSASPVVAQIHTAPGTPEASKLSIISEARTKRTPRHLHANTA